The genomic DNA CCAACTAACATAACCCAGGGTATTGCATTCTGCGAGTATGCCGATAACGAGATCATCGACGCCGTTATTGAGGGTTTGAACGACATCCCGCTTGGCGATGGTAACCTCAAGGTCTCGCGTGCGACTGTCGGCCTTCAGCAGTCGACTGGTCTCGACGGCGGAGTCGGTGCCATTTCCATGCTGGCAGGAGCGAGTGCCGCCGAGAACCACGAGCACAGCCGTGTTGTCTGCCTAATGAACATGGTGACTTCGGATGAGCTACTCAACGACGAGGAGTATGAAGGTAAGCAACTTTTACCATCTTACAGACTAACTTTCAATGCTAATACTCTCTCAGAAATCAAAGAAGACATCGAAGAAGAGTGCGGCAAGTACGGGCCCATCGTCGAGACCAAGATCCCTCGTCCTGCAGGAGCCCGTGTCAATCTCGGCGTTGGCAAAATCTACATCAAATACCAAGACACAGAGTCCGCGCAAAAGGCCATCAAGGCGCTTGCTGGTCGCCAGTTCTCGCGGAGAACGGTTGTTGCGACTGAGTTCTCAGAGGAAGGATTTGACGTTGACGCGTGGTAGATGCCGTCTCTTTGCATTGCAAGTTCGATTGCGAGTCTCTTTCCTGCATTTAGCATAGCATGTTTGCTGTATTGGGGAGTATCAAAAAGGCAAAGTAGGGCCTAGGCTTTTGTACAATAATTTGGTCGCTGGGGAGCCAAGTACGCGCCTGCGCGCGCTGGTAGTAGCACGGGGTTTTGTCTTGAATATTTGGGCCATTTTAACGGCTAAAATGTTGATAGCTGGTCTGATTACGATAACGCAGAATTATTAGCCCTTGAACAAACTAGTGCTGTGATGTTGGGGTCATGGTAATGTGTCAGCAACACAACAACATCAAGATGAGATATTGGCACGTCGTGCAGACATCGGCCCTTTTAGATCCTTCGATACATAACGCCAAGACCACGTGCAAAAACAAGACATAACTAAGCTAGTTATTCACTACGCTGCTTATAAATCTGAACCAACAAAACCTAAAAATACCAAATCCTCCAGAGCCCAGTCCTTGATTATCTGGTATGGTCGCGATGGACAGAAGCCGAAATTTGAAATCAACAACCCGATAATGGTCCGACCCGTGTCAGGGCGGGGGAGATTAGAACCTAATCCCCGCTGACCGCATGCGATCGAATATGCGTACAGCCATAAAGTCGCCAATGACGCCCACAACTTGAATGTACTCTATCCTTAAAGCCGGAAGTGAACAATAACTTAAACCCGATAGCCACATACTATCACCGAGGAGCTTTCAACTCCCTACAACTATAAACAGACTCAAACACCAGAGCACTTTACACAGTTCCCCTCTTTCCGCCATCATCCGTTCAGCAAGCCATCACCACCAGAATGCCAGACATTCTCCGCTTCCTCCATTCCCAATTCTTCGTCACTCCACCCAAACCCACCACCGACCTCACCGGCAAAACAGTCATCGTAACCGGTTCCAATGTCGGACTGGGCAAGGAAGCCGCCCGTCACTTCACCGCACTCAATGCCTCCACCGTAATCCTCGCCGTGCGGTCCCTTGAAAAAGGCGAAGCCGCACGCGCCGACATCGAAGCAACCACCGGCCGCAAGGGCGCAGTAAAAGTAATGCAACTCGACATGTCGTCGTACGCCTCCGTGCTCGACTTCGCCGCCCGCGCAGCCAAAGACCTCGACCGCATCGACATCGCCGTGCTAAACGCCGGTATCATCCGCGGCGCCGGCATCTGGGAAGTCTTTGAGCAAGACGAATCCACCATTACTGTAAACGTGGTATCTACGTTCTTGCTGGCGTTTGCGCTGCTGCCGAAAATGAAGGAGACGGCGGCGAAGTTCAACACGAGACCCACGCTTACGGTTGTGAGCTCAGAGGTACACGGATGGTCGCCCTTCAACGAGCGAAAAGCGCCCGAAGGTGGTATCTTCGCCAGGCTGAATGAGAAGGTTGTAGATGGCAAGGACGTAAGTCTCGCAGTTCGGTACCAAACGAGTAAATTGCTAGAAGTACTGTTTGTCCGAGAATTCTGCGAAAAATACCCCAGTGGAGACATTCCCGTCACTGTGAATTTGGTTAACCCGGGGTATTGTAAATCGTAAGTTTTCCCACCCCACTACTTCCTCGTTTGACGTATGTGTGGTTTACTAATCTGATAATAATAGGGAATTCCAACGCGAACAATCTTTTGCAGCGAAGATCGGGGCGTTATTACTCGCTAGGACGACGGAGGTTGGGTCGAGGACGCTGGTGCATGCCGGCGTGCAGGGTGAGGAGAGTCATGGCAGGTATTTTAGTGATTCTCAAATTACGGAGCCTAGCCCGTATGTGAGGAGTGAAGAGGGGAAGAGGGATCAGGGGCGTGTGTGGAGGGAGTTAGTGGGGAAGTTGGAGGGGATTAAGGAGGGGGTTACGAAGGTTTAAGGTGTGTTGGGCATGGTCAGGGGTGGGGGGGGATCTTTTTGGATAATGAAAATAACTACGACTTCCCCCCTCTTCGTCGCCACTGTAGTCTTTTGATAACATGTATGATGCAGAAGAAGTATTTATATCGCAATATCCTCACAGCCGGCGCGAAAATTAACAGAGCCACACACGACTTAAGACGCCTCCGCCCCTGATTTCGCTGACAGCACACCAAATCCCCACCCTCACAAAgtgtcacggtttggggtctctcctgcTCTGCTCCTGTAGTCGCAACTTACCTTTGTAATAGACCGATGCCtatctaggactagcgctgtttacGGTCACCCACCTACATATGCAGTTTGTAGACTCAgacaatacaacctcagttcaatccttcaattcttcCAGCACCCACTATCCCCCACACAAAGCCTCACCACCTAGGCACCTTCGCCAAATCTCGTTCCAGTAACCAGTACGTCGATACAACCTCCGATAAGCACTCACAACAATATCGTCTATGCCTGACTTCCTAACGCGCAAACTCTCCTATTCGACGCATGGTGGTGCCTCTACACGCTGTAGATATTACAAGTAGTTGGTTAGCCTGTAAGCCAAGAATATCTGATTGATAACTAGTCGTATTTTTGATAGATTTCTATGATTTGGTCGATAATCTTCATTGCGGTTTCCCAAGTTTTCTAGGATTACATGGAGCTGGTACAATAGTTCTTCCTGCCGGTGAAAAAGTTTTTGGCTGGGCGGAACATAAGTACCAATATTTATCTACTTAATTCTACTAATTCTTCATACGCATAAAACGCTGTTCATGTTTTATAGGAATGGTAAGAGCACTCGCTTTTTCTTGAGTGAACGAAAGTTAGATGATTTAGTGGCTCTTCCTCAAATATAAGTAGCTGCATAAAATAAAACACGCACCTCTATGAGATAGACTACCGTGGAAAGACTCTATTCATAAAACGGTGACGCTGATGTTGCCGTGTCTATAGTATGTCGCATATACTTCAAACATTCGTGATTATCTCGAGTAGGTTCTAGTCGTCGACTACTAGATGCTTATTATGCACGTGAAACGTCGACATGCTCTATAATTAGGTGAATCTTTCTTCTTTGGAACAAATGTAAGAATTAATAAGATTGGTTACTTTGACAagtgttaagaatatgttaggttcagtccaggtcggcgaggtgaggttcgtggagtaagcccgagcagaaggaccgacgcggaatgatgatctgtcatgtacgtcctaagatcatcataacaacaagtagatagaacaatagctcttagtgaagttcaatccaatacagggttacctttcgtacctctactcggtcgcctatggtagtcataccaccagaggagaccttgttctaacaggttatgagcccggttgcctaacccaacgttattgttttcaaacacctacccgagtcacgaaggactcagattcaagaaggaatcagaaaagaaaagaagtcgtgtacaacgcggttaacacgcaatcacacttaaatacaccgtctctacacccgagaaccgataacgactgcaccgcccgcagaatatcacccggatcgcccggatcgcccgcatcgcctgtatcgcccgcatcgcccgcatcacctacactcttagcatcataccacgtaccttgctcgcataatagtctcaccaactcaaaacacacaagatggctgtagagaaggaagaatggaagattccccaacttacagctgaaaaccacgatacttggttccgccgaaacaaggtcaagcttaaggggaagaaagtcttctatgtctgcgagaaaaaCCTGGTACAGCACTGCCAAATAGCAATAGCCGGTGAACTaacggaggctatggaagagttggaaattgctgaagcagacaagcatactaagatccgcgtcaacattgaaaaaagagacaagtacctagaagatgaagccactgcaatcgatctcttgtttcggtcgcttactgaagatgaccaagcccttattgacgaatacgacactgccttccagttctgggcctacctacaaaagaagtacacccaaactgacgccacaaccgccaacatttacatgaccagaattcaaacgttcacattCAATCCTGGGAACACAattgttggatcatgggaaaagctaaaggaataccgacgcaaactcgtagcagcagacgctgacaccaacggagcttacaaggactctgcactactactcgttcttattagatcactcccgaaagaatttaagactacgattgacaccttaaacgcccaacttaaccttacggttgaacagaaacttaagtttctggaagagaaggaggttcgagaccagcaagacgccgacgaaaaagctctcccagcattccggaagacggagaagtatgttccgccttacaagcgccgaaatcacaagagctcaccactatcgtctgactccgaatctggtaCTAAGTTTATggtccaatgcttcctttgtgacggagcccatggcgtacgagaccacagtccgcaacaatcaattaagtgggtcctagaaggttcagattggattgattgattaccgctttaagcctagtagttacctataggagtttaagccctacctagataggtaagtgggtctaggagagtgaccggattgaattgattgttgcggagtctatacgagactgtccaagacgtgagagagctcgaaagctccttaaggaatacgacgctaagaaatcatctaagcCGCCTATTAAGACACTCAAGCAAAGGAATTCTCACAAAAagactggcaaagcatatggagccgaagaagtcaattcagagtcagatgaattatccgagacctcagactctgaacccgaggaaattgagacatgccgtctctcaaaagacattgtcggtaaggcctctccatctacttgggctgccgacactggcgcctcctcccacatgtctgaccaaccctcattgtttagacgaatgatcaagatcaagcgaagactagttcgggttggagggggagaattatatgcagactggaaaggagaagctcaagtggtgtgtaaagcagagttgctatcagtcagttcagtcagtccggagctctctggactgactgaactgacgtcctgaggtcactgaactggactggactgactgccaagacttttcaattaaactaaaactgactgactgaactgacgtcgccgcggcctgcggactgactggactgactgaactgagttacctgacgtcgaactgagataaatgctcctgtacttttgagatttcttcctctgatagtgtgcgcgctagcccagaagctgaagtagttgttggctgtataccaagcctcttccagctcttcaagctctgcaaagctgaaataagctctggcttcatatggagtctccgggtgcctaacatgtcgccaagctcgctgaaagtccgctcacagtctgccgctgctgctggtattgttaggacgtcaatagcgaactttgagagtatagggaactgcccagcaactgactcccagtatagaagcggattaagagacagccaatcctcctcagctaacgctggttgccgcttccatatctcatactcatcctcagcaaggcttgcctctaactgccgtgtgctttgctcaattgacgactgtagaaaagctgatcgcgacgttgaaatccctagccggggcttcttacgcggcggcgttacagtgtgagctgaagtggctgcagagtccttccgcccctgccacatacgcaggaatgcccggtggttattgtcaagccagccgtcgcgatagtggacaccgtcacgggcagt from Pyrenophora tritici-repentis strain M4 chromosome 8, whole genome shotgun sequence includes the following:
- a CDS encoding FabG, Dehydrogenase with different specificities (related to short-chain alcohol dehydrogenase) → MPDILRFLHSQFFVTPPKPTTDLTGKTVIVTGSNVGLGKEAARHFTALNASTVILAVRSLEKGEAARADIEATTGRKGAVKVMQLDMSSYASVLDFAARAAKDLDRIDIAVLNAGIIRGAGIWEVFEQDESTITVNVVSTFLLAFALLPKMKETAAKFNTRPTLTVVSSEVHGWSPFNERKAPEGGIFARLNEKVVDGKDVSLAVRYQTSKLLEVLFVREFCEKYPSGDIPVTVNLVNPGYCKSEFQREQSFAAKIGALLLARTTEVGSRTLVHAGVQGEESHGRYFSDSQITEPSPYVRSEEGKRDQGRVWRELVGKLEGIKEGVTKV
- a CDS encoding UBN2 multi-domain protein; the encoded protein is MAVEKEEWKIPQLTAENHDTWFRRNKVKLKGKKVFYVCEKNLVQHCQIAIAGELTEAMEELEIAEADKHTKIRVNIEKRDKYLEDEATAIDLLFRSLTEDDQALIDEYDTAFQFWAYLQKKYTQTDATTANIYMTRIQTFTFNPGNTIVGSWEKLKEYRRKLVAADADTNGAYKDSALLLVLIRSLPKEFKTTIDTLNAQLNLTVEQKLKFLEEKEVRDQQDADEKALPAFRKTEKYVPPYKRRNHKSSPLSSDSESGTKFMVQCFLCDGAHGSIRDCPRRERARKLLKEYDAKKSSKPPIKTLKQRNSHKKTGKAYGAEEVNSESDELSETSDSEPEEIETCRLSKDIVGKASPSTWAADTGASSHMSDQPSLFRRMIKIKRRLVRVGGGELYADWKGEAQVVCKAELLSVSSVSPELSGLTELTS